The Xiphias gladius isolate SHS-SW01 ecotype Sanya breed wild chromosome 9, ASM1685928v1, whole genome shotgun sequence genome window below encodes:
- the arg1 gene encoding arginase-1 isoform X2: MRSARTLRQLTVTVCTRSLHHHHHHHQQHRERSVGIIGAPFSKGQPRGGVERGPDLIRAAGLLHKLQDQGCAVTDYGNLAFEEVVDDEPVGRVKRAKAVGAANRRLSEAVRGVKRDGHTSVMLGGDHSYILKLLGVKVFSMSEVDQLGVARVMEETCDYLSAKAKKPIHLSYDIDAIDPSVTPATGTPVVGGLTYREGVYITECLCQTGLLSAVDMVEVNPLRGRTEEDVRSTVSTAVDLLLGCFGRLREGNHPSDYRLPEP; encoded by the exons ATGAGGAGCGCGAGGACCCTGCGTCAGCTCACGGTAACTGTTTGTACACGGagccttcatcatcatcatcatcatcatcagcagcaccGGGAGCGGTCAGTCGGGATCATAGGAGCACCTTTCTCCAAAGGACAG CCCAGAGGTGGAGTGGAGCGAGGACCGGACCTGATCAGAGCCGCAGGACTGCTGCACAAACTGCAGGACCAAG GCTGTGCCGTGACGGATTACGGGAACCTGGCGTTCGAGGAGGTGGTCGACGACGAGCCCGTCGGGCGGGTGAAACGTGCGAAGGCGGTTGGCGCCGCCAACCGGAGGCTGTCCGAGGCAGTGCGAGGTGTGAAGAGGGACGGACACACATCCGTGATGCTGGGAGGAGACCACAG CTACATCCTGAAGCTGCTGGGTGTGAAGGTGTTTTCCATGTCAGAGGTGGATCAGCTCGGCGTGGCCAGAGTCATGGAGGAGACGTGTGACTACCTCTCTGCCAA AGCGAAGAAACCGATTCACCTGAGCTATGACATCGATGCCATCGACCCCTCTGTTACCCCGGCAACCGGGACACCTGTGGTCGGAGGGCTCACCTACAGGGAGGGAGTCTACATCACCGAGTGCCTCTGTCAGACAG GTCTCCTGTCGGCGGTGGACATGGTGGAGGTGAACCCTCTGAGGGGACGGACGGAGGAGGACGTCCGGTCCACCGTCAGCACGGCGGTCGACCTGCTGCTCGGCTGTTTTGGACGTCTCCGGGAAGGAAACCACCCGTCAGATTACCGCCTGCCCGAGCCCTGA
- the arg1 gene encoding arginase-1 isoform X1, with amino-acid sequence MRSARTLRQLTVTVCTRSLHHHHHHHQQHRERSVGIIGAPFSKGQPRGGVERGPDLIRAAGLLHKLQDQGCAVTDYGNLAFEEVVDDEPVGRVKRAKAVGAANRRLSEAVRGVKRDGHTSVMLGGDHSLAIGSVHGHSAAVGELSVVWVDAHADINTPLTSPTGNIHGQPMSYLLHELQSQIPVLPNFSWIKPCVSAQDLVYIGLRDVDPGEHYILKLLGVKVFSMSEVDQLGVARVMEETCDYLSAKAKKPIHLSYDIDAIDPSVTPATGTPVVGGLTYREGVYITECLCQTGLLSAVDMVEVNPLRGRTEEDVRSTVSTAVDLLLGCFGRLREGNHPSDYRLPEP; translated from the exons ATGAGGAGCGCGAGGACCCTGCGTCAGCTCACGGTAACTGTTTGTACACGGagccttcatcatcatcatcatcatcatcagcagcaccGGGAGCGGTCAGTCGGGATCATAGGAGCACCTTTCTCCAAAGGACAG CCCAGAGGTGGAGTGGAGCGAGGACCGGACCTGATCAGAGCCGCAGGACTGCTGCACAAACTGCAGGACCAAG GCTGTGCCGTGACGGATTACGGGAACCTGGCGTTCGAGGAGGTGGTCGACGACGAGCCCGTCGGGCGGGTGAAACGTGCGAAGGCGGTTGGCGCCGCCAACCGGAGGCTGTCCGAGGCAGTGCGAGGTGTGAAGAGGGACGGACACACATCCGTGATGCTGGGAGGAGACCACAG TCTGGCGATCGGCTCCGTCCACGGTCACTCGGCGGCGGTCGGGGAGCTGAGCGTCGTGTGGGTCGACGCGCACGCAGACATCAACACGCCGCTGACCTCGCCCACGGGAAACATCCACGGACAGCCGATGTCTTACCTCCTCCACGAGCTGCAGTCACAG ATTCCTGTCCTACCAAACTTCTCCTGGATCAAACCGTGTGTTTCGGCCCAGGATCTCGTCTACATCGGGCTGCGAGACGTGGATCCAGGAGAGCA CTACATCCTGAAGCTGCTGGGTGTGAAGGTGTTTTCCATGTCAGAGGTGGATCAGCTCGGCGTGGCCAGAGTCATGGAGGAGACGTGTGACTACCTCTCTGCCAA AGCGAAGAAACCGATTCACCTGAGCTATGACATCGATGCCATCGACCCCTCTGTTACCCCGGCAACCGGGACACCTGTGGTCGGAGGGCTCACCTACAGGGAGGGAGTCTACATCACCGAGTGCCTCTGTCAGACAG GTCTCCTGTCGGCGGTGGACATGGTGGAGGTGAACCCTCTGAGGGGACGGACGGAGGAGGACGTCCGGTCCACCGTCAGCACGGCGGTCGACCTGCTGCTCGGCTGTTTTGGACGTCTCCGGGAAGGAAACCACCCGTCAGATTACCGCCTGCCCGAGCCCTGA